In Pectinophora gossypiella chromosome 1, ilPecGoss1.1, whole genome shotgun sequence, one genomic interval encodes:
- the LOC126370868 gene encoding glucose 1-dehydrogenase 2-like, which translates to MQHLIHFKFNMSLKHKVAIVTGGSSGIGAAIAVKFIAEGAKVTIVARNEKKLAAVSGECQKNGSQPLVIVADVTKEDDANRIINDTIKHYGKLDILVNNAGIGNICTILDKNVMEMFDKVMATNLRSVVYLTHLAAPYIIETKGNIINISSIGARYVYGNAFIYKTSKAGLDHFTRCVALELAPKGVRVNTINPGAVKTDLLENIGADPATEASLWEVLKTRTALKRIGEAEEIAELAVFVASDKGRSITGSALITDNGSLLFPTQE; encoded by the coding sequence ATGCAACACttgattcattttaaatttaacatgAGTCTGAAACATAAAGTAGCTATAGTGACAGGTGGAAGCTCTGGTATCGGTGCGGCAATCGCAGTGAAGTTTATCGCAGAAGGCGCCAAAGTTACCATCGTTGCACGTAATGAGAAGAAACTAGCTGCTGTCTCAGGAGAATGTCAAAAGAACGGCTCCCAACCGCTGGTCATCGTTGCTGACGTCACCAAAGAAGATGACGCTAACAGGATTATTAACGATACCATCAAGCATTATGGAAAGTTGGACATACTGGTGAATAACGCAGGTATTGGCAATATATGTACTATTTTGGACAAAAATGTTATGGAAATGTTTGATAAAGTGATGGCCACAAACCTTCGTTCTGTAGTCTATTTGACACATCTTGCTGCCCCGTATATCATCGAGACTAAAGGAAACATCATCAATATATCCAGTATAGGAGCAAGATATGTTTATGGTaatgcatttatttataaaacttctAAAGCGGGGTTGGATCACTTCACACGGTGCGTAGCTTTAGAGCTAGCGCCTAAAGGAGTTCGTGTAAACACTATAAACCCTGGAGCAGTAAAGACTGATCTTTTGGAGAATATTGGCGCTGATCCAGCAACGGAAGCATCGTTGTGGGAGGTTTTGAAGACTAGGACAGCTTTGAAGAGAATAGGTGAAGCCGAGGAGATTGCTGAGTTGGCTGTGTTCGTTGCAAGTGACAAGGGGAGGAGTATCACGGGATCTGCTCTCATTACTGACAATGGAAGCCTTCTTTTTCCAACCCAGGAGTGA
- the LOC126370886 gene encoding 3-oxoacyl-[acyl-carrier-protein] reductase FabG-like: MNKMGFLNKVALVTGGSSGIGAAVAARLTAEGANVAIVGRNSAKLAAVAQKCEQLHAKPLVLIGDVTKEDNVQNIVNETIIRFGKLDVLINNAGVGANVGSILAKNALEEYDRVLATNLRAIVNITNLAAPHLIQSKGNIINISSVSGLRPYVTTGFAYNASKAALDHFTKTIAGELAAKGVRVNGVNPGPVNTDIMKNMGANAAEEEKLWHIMKKGTALGRISDPEEVADLVLFLASDKAKGITGGSYTIDNGTSIRS, translated from the coding sequence ATGAACAAAATGGGTTTTTTAAATAAGGTGGCTCTTGTGACCGGTGGCAGCTCAGGAATAGGCGCAGCAGTTGCCGCTAGGCTGACTGCAGAGGGCGCTAACGTCGCTATCGTTGGAAGAAACTCAGCCAAACTGGCCGCAGTAGCCCAGAAATGCGAGCAACTCCACGCCAAACCACTAGTCCTAATCGGAGACGTCACTAAGGAAGACAACGTCCAAAATATTGTAAACGAAACTATAATCAGATTTGGAAAATTAGATGTGCTAATCAATAACGCCGGAGTAGGCGCCAACGTTGGAAGTATACTCGCCAAAAATGCTTTAGAAGAGTACGACAGAGTCTTAGCTACCAACCTAAGAGCCATTGTCAATATTACCAACCTAGCCGCGCCACATCTAATCCAATCGAAGGGTAACATCATCAACATTTCCAGTGTATCCGGTCTTCGCCCGTATGTGACAACAGGATTCGCGTACAACGCATCCAAAGCTGCTTTAGACCATTTCACGAAGACTATAGCTGGAGAACTTGCAGCTAAAGGAGTGAGAGTGAACGGTGTAAACCCAGGGCCAGTCAATACCGATATTATGAAGAATATGGGAGCAAATGCAGCTGAGGAAGAAAAACTATGGCATATCATGAAAAAGGGAACTGCCTTAGGAAGAATATCAGACCCTGAGGAAGTAGCAGATTTGGTACTTTTCCTGGCGAGTGACAAAGCTAAAGGTATCACAGGTGGATCATATACTATTGACAACGGGACCTCGATAAGATCCtaa
- the LOC126370905 gene encoding glucose 1-dehydrogenase 2-like, translated as MSLKNKVALVTGASSGIGAAIAVKFVAEGAKVAIVGRNQKKLAAVSEECQKNGSQPLVIVADVTKEDDANRIINDTIKHYGKLDILVNNAGIWNISSIFDKNVMEMFDKVMATNLRAVVYLTHLAAPYIIETKGNIINMSSVDAMFVYENSFIYNTSKAALDHFTRCMAFELAPKGVRVNTINPGPVKTDILENIGADPSTQASILEDWRNATALKRVADAEEIADLAVFVASDKARSITGTALLTDNGTLLK; from the coding sequence ATGAGTCTGAAAAATAAAGTGGCTTTAGTGACAGGCGCGAGCTCTGGCATCGGAGCGGCAATCGCAGTGAAGTTTGTCGCAGAAGGAGCCAAAGTAGCCATCGTTGGACGTAATCAGAAGAAACTGGCCGCTGTCTCAGAAGAATGTCAAAAGAACGGCTCCCAACCGTTAGTCATCGTTGCTGACGTCACCAAAGAAGATGACGCTAACAGGATTATTAACGATACCATCAAGCATTATGGAAAGTTGGACATACTGGTGAATAACGCTGGCATTTGGAATATATCCAGCATTTTCGACAAAAATGTCATGGAAATGTTTGATAAAGTCATGGCTACAAACCTGCGCGCTGTAGTATATCTGACGCATCTTGCTGCCCCATACATCATTGAGACTAAGGGTAATATAATCAACATGTCCAGTGTAGATGCTATGTTTGTGTATGAAAATTCATTTATCTATAACACTTCTAAAGCGGCGTTGGATCACTTCACACGGTGCATGGCTTTCGAGTTGGCTCCTAAAGGAGTACGTGTAAACACTATAAACCCCGGACCAGTGAAGACTGATATTTTGGAAAATATAGGGGCGGATCCGTCAACTCAGGCATCTATTTTGGAAGATTGGAGGAATGCCACGGCTCTGAAGAGAGTGGCTGATGCCGAGGAGATTGCTGACTTGGCTGTGTTCGTCGCAAGTGACAAGGCGAGGAGCATCACGGGAACTGCCCTTCTGACTGACAACGGAACTCTTCTCAAGTAG
- the LOC126370896 gene encoding glucose 1-dehydrogenase 2-like, with the protein MSLTNKVAIVTGGSSGIGAAIAVKFVTEGAKVAIVARNEKKLAEVAKKCEINGSQPLLIIADVTKENDAQRIIETTLKKFGKLNILVNNAGIGRSGSILDKNYLVIFDEVIATNLRSIVYLTHLAAPNIIETKGNIINISSVASMGILGPTSSIYSTSKAGLDHFTRCVALELAPKGVRVNNINPGPVKSDILLNAGFESAAEGIIWEEAKNMTALKRVADADEIADLAVFVASDKGRSITGASLVTDNGTLLQ; encoded by the coding sequence ATGAGCCTGACAAATAAAGTGGCTATAGTGACAGGCGGGAGCTCAGGCATCGGAGCGGCGATCGCAGTGAAGTTCGTCACAGAAGGAGCCAAAGTAGCTATTGTCGCACGTAATGAGAAGAAACTAGCTGAAGTCGCGAAAAAATGCGAAATAAACGGCTCCCAACCGCTACTCATCATCGCTGACGTCACCAAAGAAAATGACGCTCAGAGGATCATCGAAACCACTCTCAAGAAATTCGGcaaattgaatattttggtAAACAATGCTGGGATTGGCAGATCAGGCAGCATTCTCGACAAAAATTATCTGGTAATTTTTGATGAAGTCATTGCTACAAATCTGCGATCTATTGTATACTTGACGCACCTTGCGGCTCCTAATATCATCGAGACTAAGGGCAACATCATCAATATATCCAGTGTTGCATCTATGGGTATCCTTGGTCCAACATCAAGCATCTATAGCACTTCTAAAGCAGGATTAGACCACTTCACACGATGCGTGGCTCTCGAATTGGCACCTAAAGGTGTGCGTGTGAATAACATCAACCCGGGGCCAGTGAAGAGTGATATACTGTTAAATGCTGGTTTTGAATCAGCAGCAGAGGGAATCATATGGGAAGAAGCGAAAAATATGACGGCACTAAAGCGAGTGGCAGATGCGGATGAAATAGCTGATCTCGCTGTGTTCGTAGCCAGTGATAAAGGGAGGAGTATCACTGGTGCTTCTCTTGTTACTGATAATGGTACACTTCTCCAGTAG
- the LOC126370860 gene encoding glucose 1-dehydrogenase 2-like, with product MFCCSRNKSNSLSSRVNMSLKNKVAIVTGGSSGIGAAIAVAFTAEGAKVAIVARNETKLAEVAKECEKNGAEPLVIVADVSKEDDAQKIIETTLKKFGKLDILVNNAGIARSGSILDKDSLAKFDQVLATNLRSVVYLTHLAAPHIIETKGNIINMSSVAAIGVFAPNTFIYNTSKAALDHFTRCIALELAPKGVRVNNINPGPVKSDIVANTGADPAMQAMSWEMMKGKTALKRIGDPEEIADLAVFIASDKGRSITGSSIVSDNGTLLQ from the coding sequence ATGTTCTGCTGCAGTCGTAATAAATCGAACAGTCTGAGTAGCCGTGTAAACATGAGTTTGAAAAATAAAGTGGCTATAGTGACAGGCGGGAGCTCTGGCATCGGAGCGGCGATCGCAGTAGCATTCACCGCAGAAGGAGCCAAAGTAGCCATCGTCGCACGTAATGAGACGAAACTAGCTGAAGTCGCTAAAGAATGCGAAAAAAACGGCGCCGAACCGCTAGTCATCGTTGCTGATGTTAGCAAAGAAGATGACGCTCAGAAGATTATCGAAACCACTCTCAAAAAATTCGGGAAATTAGACATATTGGTGAACAACGCTGGCATTGCAAGATCAGGCAGCATTCTCGACAAAGACTCCTTGGCAAAGTTTGACCAAGTGCTTGCCACAAATCTGCGTTCAGTTGTCTATCTGACGCACCTTGCTGCTCCTCACATTATTGAGACTAAGGGTAATATCATCAACATGTCCAGTGTAGCCGCCATTGGTGTTTTTGCTCCGAACACTTTTATCTACAACACTTCGAAAGCAGCTTTGGACCACTTCACTCGGTGTATAGCTCTTGAACTGGCACCTAAAGGTGTACGTGTGAATAATATCAACCCTGGGCCAGTGAAAAGTGATATAGTGGCGAATACTGGTGCTGACCCGGCAATGCAGGCTATGTCGTGGGAGATGATGAAAGGCAAGACGGCTCTAAAGCGGATAGGGGATCCCGAAGAGATAGCTGACCTGGCTGTCTTCATAGCTAGCGATAAAGGAAGGAGTATCACCGGGTCTTCTATTGTCTCTGATAATGGAACCCTTCTCCAGTAG
- the LOC126370920 gene encoding glucose 1-dehydrogenase 3-like, with the protein MSLNNKVAIVTGGSSGIGAAIAVKFVAEGAKVTIVARNEKKLAAVSGECQKNGSQPLIIVADVTKEDDAKRIINNTIKHFGKLDILVNNAGTGNHTSIFDKNVMDDFDKVMAINLRSIVYLTHLAAPYIIETKGNIINMSSVCAKCCWENGLIYNTSKAALDHFTRCVALELAPKGVRANTINPGPVKTDILDNIGADPSLWEKFKDGTALKRIGEVEEIADLAAFIASDKGRSITGASLLSDNGTLLK; encoded by the coding sequence ATGAGTCTGAACAACAAAGTGGCTATAGTGACAGGCGGGAGCTCTGGCATCGGTGCGGCAATCGCAGTGAAGTTCGTCGCAGAAGGCGCCAAAGTTACCATCGTTGCACGTAATGAGAAGAAACTAGCTGCTGTCTCAGGAGAATGTCAAAAGAACGGCTCCCAACCGCTAATCATCGTTGCTGACGTCACCAAAGAAGATGACGCTAAAAGGATTATTAACAATACCATCAAGCATTTTGGGAAGTTAGACATACTGGTGAATAACGCTGGCACTGGCAATCACACCAGCATTTTCGACAAAAATGTTATGGACGACTTTGATAAAGTGATGGCTATAAACCTACGCTCCATAGTCTATCTGACCCATCTTGCTGCTCCGTATATCATCGAGACCAAGGGCAACATTATCAACATGTCCAGTGTATGTGCAAAGTGTTGTTGGGAAAATGGATTAATCTATAACACTTCTAAAGCGGCGTTGGATCACTTCACACGGTGCGTGGCTCTCGAATTAGCACCTAAAGGAGTACGCGCGAACACTATAAACCCTGGACCAGTGAAGACTGATATCTTAGACAATATTGGAGCTGATCCATCACTATGGGAAAAGTTCAAGGATGGAACCGCTCTGAAGAGAATAGGTGAAGTCGAAGAGATTGCTGACTTGGCTGCTTTCATCGCAAGTGATAAGGGGAGGAGCATCACAGGAGCTTCCCTTTTGTCTGACAACGGAACTCTTCTCAAGTAG